DNA sequence from the Glycine soja cultivar W05 chromosome 18, ASM419377v2, whole genome shotgun sequence genome:
ATGGAAGGAAAATTTACTGTCCagcattttctttgtttttggttGGAGAACTTCAGTACTTAGAGGCTGTATTTAGTCTCAACTAATATGTTTATTAAgccttgaaaaattaaaattaaaattagtcatATTATTTTTGGGtataaggggaaaaaaaaaaaaccaaaacagaaattacatccttagaaattaaattagtcATCATCTAATACAATTTTACCATATAAAAAGTTCCACAAAAAAAATTGCTCGAGAATAATTAGTAAATAATCATGCTATAGAATACAGATGGATTTTGCATGAAATTCATGAATGCCGAGTTGCTTCTTAACCATACATATTGGTGGGACCATACAAAGATATTTGTACAACACaaaaatactcttttttttattttttatgtaacaaTACCAAAATACTGAAgtaacatgaaaacaaaagtaaaTATAGTATAAATTTGAACAACATGGATTGGATTAgtggtagttttttttttttgaagtaacATGTATAATGTCACAAGTTCTAATTTCAAATTGACTATTACACACAAAAAAGTaagtataaaatttgatttatactttatttttcatacaattatactcttttttttataatataaattctaaactataaataatagattattttattgaaatatatttttaatttccgtaatttttctattttgagtTAGAGGAGTTCGTAACCATTAGATATTGGTCTTTAGAGAACCACTTGAAACCAAAATACAAACAtgtcaaaatgaaataaattgtagtaattttaaaattagatatattcaaaactaaattttcacaacataaagacaaaaatttaaattaaaaaaaaactaagaatatattttaatcataattatctCTTTCCCTATCAATTTAAAACACACgtcattattaaaaattaatgccATGACTTTCcaactatacaatatatattataGCTATGATGAACTAGACATCAAAgtaaatttttaactttttttattatttaacggtttagtaaataagtttttttaatagtatatagtattttttaaaacgttaatttatatttttttatatatatttttttattcttaatatttattaattatttttattactctttttaaataaatttaattttattatatttatgtcattttatattttttaactattttaacaactaattttatcaaatatttataatttaataagctaattttaacttataatggAACTAACTTACAACTAATTTTTCCAACATAACCATATATATTACTATACTATGTAACGATGGCTTTCAAGTCAACATTTTGAATagatttacttaatttttaaagatttcTTTTGGTCATGTccaaaaccatttgaaaaccactaaaattgaatgattatttttaaaaataatataaacttaaccaaacaaaCAGCAATTGACATCAACACCTCCATTCCATTAACTGCCTTCTATTTAACTATCCAGATTCACGATGAGCTGAAACCACACTTGAAAGGTACAAAATGGGATTTGGCAAATTTGATCAGAAATCAACCAAATGTTTGCCTGAGAGTGGGTAacgcattgaaacaaaaaaaaaaaaactcaatcatAAACCACAAATTACATATAAAAAGAAACTCCAATAGAAGAGATTTGATTCTCATTATTATCATTCtacacataaaatataaaattgttttttttttatcattcagaaaaataaagaaaacaaatactAATTCCTATCAAAAGAAATTCGCATGGCATCAACTACTAGGGCACTATAGATAACTCTAGGGCAAAATTCCCAAATAAGAAGAGAAACATTTAAAGAGGTTGACTTGCAAGGTCTTACTAACAGACcatgaataagatttgatgagaCATCCATGGGGATTAAAcatttaaacttcttttaacacattaaaatgtgaaatatttactaatattattaataattaatttttataaaagaaattgattaatattttttttactcatacttttttattcacaaaattcaaatttcacactAATATTAATATGTGCTGGTATATTACTGACTATTCAACAATGTACAGAAAATACGACTATTAAAGTAGTAGTActgtatcatttaataattattatttaaagtaataaaatatttaaacaataacaatagtaatattatttgaaGGCAAAATATTTGACCTTTGACTTGATTAGTtactatataaatatgtatgtatACGTTAAAGACATGAACCGGGGggtaagaaattaataaagttaaagGTTCAGGAACGAACGAAAAGGAAATCCAAAGATGGCACATTCCTCGATCGTCGTTACTCTGAGCCAGAACTTGTTTAAAAGGAACCTCACCTGTGTAAAAATTCACGctcattctccttcttcttctttcggatctcgttctctttctcttccttccttctccttctctcagAGAACAACACCTCTCTCTCTCACCGCCTCCTTCTCCTCTCACACCGCCATGGGCGAGACTTCCGCTCCCGCCGCTGATGCCGGCATGGACGCCGTCCAGCGCCGTCTCATGTTCGAAGACGAGTCCGTTCCTCTCCCTCTTCATTCGTTTTTCAATTACTTATGTGTCTGATTCTTCTAATTCGCGTTTTCTGTGGTTTTGTTTTgcgtgtttgtttgtttgtttgttgattgattgattaatcgATTGATCTCTGGCTGTTGAGAATGGAAATGCGCCTGTGTCTGCGTGTCTTTTTTTTGTTACTCTGCATTTTCTGTTGTGTCTGTTTCACGTGCCGAGGTAGTCAAAGTGTTAATTGTTTGACTATTTTGTATCCGGTGCTTAATCATGGCATAAAGTATTCAAATGTTGAATTTTCAAACCGTAGGCTGCTTGTTGTTGTTAGGTGTCTCAAACAGACAAATACTGcggctacttttttttttttagcattaCTCTTGAAAAATTGCAGCCTTGCAGGTAATAGTTTTAACTTTTGAGGGTCTTTTTTAAGGGATGACACTCCCGTCTAAGGCAGGGAAACACTTACATTTACGTCGTCTCAAGGAGACGAGTGAGACTCAAATTTGCAACCAGTCACATGCAAGACCCTGTATTGTTCTACTCGACAAACCCCTTGGGGTTATTAAGGGTCTCTTTCTAATGAagtttttggataaaaaattggAGCagatggggttgaatcaattagGCCATAAAGATGTTCCTGAGCCAACATCAACATGAAGTGCTAATGCAGTGTCTGGCCTTAGCACTTCAGGTGTGGCTTTTACTGCATTGATGCGAGCTTCTTGCAATTGATTCAGGAAAAAAATGTCAAGCATTAATTTCGGTTAAAGTATTGATTTGCAAGATGAATTAGGGTTAAATCAGACTGATTAGGAAATTTCTTACCCggcttctgtttttgttttcttaattgtTCATTGAATCTCTTTGGTGCTGGTTCTGCCGTTGTCATTCATAACCATGAATGATTTCAGGATGAACTGCTATTTAATAACTTTGGGTTTTTCAGTTTGTTTGTTTAAATGCTTTTGCTCTATTGAACCTATTTCCGATTCTTTATAGGCTACTTTTGAAGTTGAGCTTTTGTATCTCTGGTGTTTTTATATCATAGATTTAGAAATTGAGCTTTGGAGTATCTGGTGTTTCTGTAATGGGTTTTCTTTCTTGATTCTCATGTACAACTTTTTCTTGGATAAGGCTTCTTTAAAGTGAGTGTGTTTGCAatgtattatttcttttttcttgccTTGAATTGTAATTGTTTTGGTTTTGGAACTTCTGCAGATGCATTTTGGTGGATGAGAATGACCGTGTGGTTGGTCATGATTCCAAATACAATTGTAAGTggacttttgatttttttgaaatttttagttTGCAATTGCAAGGACTCACATTATTTGgtgttaaaataattgtttcaatttttttttttacttcaataaattatgaattgtgtttttcttGAAAGTGTATGTTTTTCTGATTTAGGTGTTTGTAAAAGTTGATGTTAAAATATATCTGGGATTTACCATCTTTAAATTTTCTCGGCCGACTCCTAATATGATatgatttgagaaaaaaatatgttaacatTGTGGTTCATCATGTAATGTTGTAATGTCCATGTTTGTAAATCTCTTCCTGTGATTAAAGggagtaaaatttaaattttatatttatactatATAGATCGGTTTGTCATGATTATGTTTTACTATTAATTATGGTTTTGGATTTAATTACTGGCTATGcagtattttattttgtttttttttttttcagttccCTGGCATGCACACACATGGAAGCATATCAAGTGAGAGCATACTCCAGTGAGAGAGACTAATCTTGACCATGTAGTTATAAATTCATGGTTAAGACTAGCTCCTCTCATGCTTTTGCTTGATATGCCTGCCCCCTACATACATAATGAACAGTCATCAATGAGAAACATAATGAAATTAGTAATTTATAATGTACTTGAGAGTTAAGCTGTTATTTTAATGCAAACAAACTACTAAATATCAATGATGCAAGCCTAAAAGAGCTGCAAATAAAATTTGGTATGCACCATAGATTAATAGTATAGATTTTGGCTTCCTAAAGCAAATCCTCTGgaaattttgaacatttttcttTAGATATCAAGTTTTCGTTTTCTGTTGTTATTGTGCTCCTCCGTTCTGCCTACGGACCtggttaatttattatttgagctttaataattttattaggtcACTTGATGGAAAAGATTGAAGCTGAGAATTTGCTGCATAGAGCTTTCAGTGTATTCCTGTTCAACTCTAAGTATGAGTTGCTTCTTCAGGTAAGTTTCTTCgttgatatttttttggctTCATCATAAGCCTGTAGTTTACatcttgttttaatgtaaaCCTATTGATTTCAAAAGCATCAAGTAAACTTGGAACCTCTTTTATAATCTCACCTCTTTGTTCTTGTAGATAAAATTTGTTCGTAACAAAATAAGGTCATAGTATTTAGTATTTGTTTTGTTActagttataattattaatttttagttcttgtaaCACCTTCATTATGACTTTACATTGAACTATTTAATTGTGAGCAACATTGTAACATTTAATTGCCACATGTTtaaattgttattgttgttaatATTCACCTTAttgcttctctctctctctcctggGATGACTATTTGGTGGAAATTTCTCTATGTAGCATGTGTATTTTCATGTCTTGGACTCGTGCTTTAATTTGGTCTCTTTGACTGAGATTCCTTGTTCTTTATGATGAAGCAACGATCTGCAACCAAGGTAACATTCCCTCTTGTGTGGACAAACACCTGTTGCAGCCATCCACTGTACCGTGAATCTGAGCTTATTGATGAGAATGCCCTTGGTATATACTGTGTACCTTTTATATTTGTTCAAACAACTATATCAATCTACTTTGTCATTGCTGCTTTTTGTTTACTTTCCCCCCACTTTGTATGACCAGGAGTAAGAAATGCAGCTCAGAGGAAGCTTTTGGATGAGCTTGGTATTGTTGCTGAAGATGTACCAGTTGATCAGTTCACCCCATTGGGTCGCATTCTTTACAAGGCACCTTCTGATGGCAAATGGGGAGAGCATGAACGTGAGCcaatttaattgatttctaGTTTTACAGCAAGCTTATTTTGTTGTATAACCAACTAGGGTTAATTCACACTAATTTAAGGAATGCAAACATAAATCTGGGCACACACCATTAATAGCTCTTTCAGTTCTATTTGGGGCATTTGTTTTAGTAAATTACACAGACACCCTTTGAGATTTCTGCAGATTGCACATGATACCTCTCCTTTTTTTATTGCTACACTAATCCTTTGATTGTTTGTAAAACATTGCACATACACTTCTTATACATTACACTAACCCCGCTTAACTGCTAATTCTATCTGGATGTTTTCTTGTATGTTTATGGTTGTGGAAGAGGAATGTTTAGTATTGACAACTTTTCTTTATCCGTTCCTTGATTGCAGTGgactatctgcttttcattgtCCGGGATGTTAACGTGAACCCCAATCCTGACGAAGTGGCTGATATCAAATATGTGAACCGCGATCAGTTGAAGGAGCTGTTGAGGAAAGCTGATGCAGGTGAGGAAGGTCTGAAGCTATCGCCTTGGTTCAGACTTGTTGTGGACAATTTCTTGTTCAAATGGTGGGACCATCTTGAGCGAGGAACTCTTGGGGAGGTCACTGACATGAAGACCATTCACAAGTTGACATAAAACTCAGAGGACCTTCCTGCATCCATGTAATGAAGAAGGGTAGCTGTATTCCGACCCAATAAGAACGAAACTGAACCTATTTTGAGAAGAATTTTCGGAGCAGTAGCCCCATAGGATATTGTTGATCTTTTTGTTATTTGATGATAGCTAGAACAATAAACGTATGGCTGTTTAAATTAGaagaattttttgttgaaaatttcGGATTCTGGGATGCAGGCAAGTTTATCAGAATAAGATGTTAGAGAtttgaatcaattttatcaTGGTGGCGATGTTTGTTAGTGGATTTTTATTTAGtactaaagaaaaaataattagggATCGTTTGTCTCCAAAACATAGGATCATCGTATCCCGTGATCACGTGTGAAGGTACAGAAATATAGATCCTCTTTTCACAGCAAAGCATGAGTAGACtgcataaaagaaaaacatttgtgTAGTGACCTTTCCGAttcatgtaataaataatgaattGATCGGCCACTAAATAATCCCATAGCATAGCTGATGATGCCTATATGCTATATGTCActaaattaatgaattgatCAAAGTAAtacaaatcaaataattaaatactaatagtaataaaattagCCAGCgagcttcttttccttttatgatTCGTTGGTTTTTCTCCAAGTTTATCGCCACCAATCATTCTAACAAGTGTTTTTCTTCAAGCTACTAGTTCCGTGActatattctttaattttgcagtcataaaaaaaatagttaaatttgtttagaattacattatttttttataattattcttaaatttgttgaaactaaatacataattttctgttaataaattaatgtgcaaagagaaaataatagttataaaattatctttccGAATTCTCATTAGAGAGAAAATATTCCATTTAcaacaatttattaattaaaaatattttaatgaaagtGTAAAAGATAATTGAATTAGCACATCAAAGtcctatatataaaaagagGTAGTATTAATTTTGTCCAAAATGTCAACTAGATTTATTCTCAATTAATGGCCAATTCATGCATGGTCCACGCTTCCTATGTATGTGACCCGCCGACCCATTTGTGATATTTTGTAGTGACTCGTGACGAGGACAAATACGAGAAAATGTCAAAATATCCGTGCTTGGCAATTTATTGAATCCACTGGTATGCTCGAATTTGAATAGTAGTAATTCTTTATAGAAGAGTTATACAACGTATTTTTAAATTGTCATGATTCATTGtcttctttaatctttaattataaatacaagGGATAAAGATAaccaaaaggaaagaaaatagtgtGGGAAAATGAGAAtttcacataataataatatgcatAACCTAGTAGAATTAATACTTAAATAGTTAAGGTGtgtttggtttatattttttttttttaattttttgaaaattatttttatttttaaaagattaaaattctgaaaatatgttttgttcaaaatgaaatatatttttaaattcacttaaaattagattTCATACCACCGCCACGTTCTCAGTTAAGAATACTGATAACACtaaatttgattgtttttaattgtttgtgggtttgagaaaatatttttattaaaaataaaaatgaaaattcaactaaaaacattttcatcatcattttttatttttaatgaaaataaaaaaaataaacaaaccaaAGATCCTAATTTAAGAATGAGAACCGTTCATAAGTGAGAGCCATTTAGTTTTGATGATGTGATTTCTCTCACTATTATCATCAACTATCAAATTATATTTGCAGTGGAGAAGGAAAGAATATCTATCTCTCATTCTCTCGTGCCTCAACGCTTTTTTAACTCCTTTCGCTTTTCCATTCCAACCTCTTTCACACTTCAGATCTGTTTCTTCATCGGTATGTCTCCTCTTCCTTCTCTTCATTTTCCGATTCATCTTCAATCTCAATCGCTCGATCGCTCTCGTGATTTTCGATTCGTGTTTCTATCATTAGATttttcaagtacttgcttgatCCGTGTTTGATTCTGTTTtcagaaattttgaattggatgCTTAGGCCTACGCTCCACCGTACGATCTTGAGCACTTAGCCACATTGATCCTTCTTTGTTCGTTTTATTTAGGATTGTAGCTAATTAGCTGTttgattttctctctctctctctctctctctctttaggtTTGGCCGTCGATTAATATCTACGAATTTTTCACTTTagtttcgattttttttttcatagaaaAGGATACTAATCGTGGAGCATGAGCTCTGTAATGAACACTAAGACATCAATTACAAGCTCAACTGGTATTCATTCacctttgagaaacaaattAGTATCTAGTGCCTTTATTCGCAGAAAATGACTAATTTGATGAATACAATTGGAATGATGCTATATAGGAAATTATTACTTTCTGTTAGTATTAATGTatcttcattttaatttctaatagagACCTTCTATTTTTGATTTGTTAACAAGTGTAGCAGGACTCCCAATTCTGTTACTTTAATTGAGAAAGGATCTTCTTAATAAGTGTGTTATGAGCACTGATTGAAatgtatttaataaaaagttCACTATATTCTGTTAAATGTTTCTAATTACTTGAAAAATATAGGttttattaatgaatattttctttttcaataaaaCTTAAACATTTGTTTTTTCTGTTCAATGGCCATAAAAAAATGAcactatagtaaaaaaaaattgtctcttGGATGCTGTTCTCATGGTAAATAATAGTAGTTCCCGAAGCTTTTGTTTTTAACTGTGCCGAGTAGTGTCTTGTAGTCCATATAGCCAACCTGACTTAGTGAGATATCAaactttattattgttgttgttgttaatgaTATATTTGTTACAACTATGTGGTGGTGTCATTTTTCAGTATTTCGCTCCTCAAGAGTGAGGAAATGTACAAGTTAAGAAAATAAGGATGTATGTATCTATGGTAGGCTTAAAACAAGTTACATTTACATACTTTGATTCTTATTTACTAACCTTAAAGGAgccattttttttgtcaattcgAGGAGTAGGGATAGAGCCATACCCATGACACCCAAATATcttaatattcaattttatttgtgAACCAGGATTGGTTTCCGTTTTTATGTACTGGTCTAAACACatctaatgtttttgttttgtccagGTTGTTCAAGTAAATGGCCTTTGTCACCACTGCTGAAGTGTGTGATGCGAACCCACAGTTAATTTTGAGTGGGGAGCTTCGTGCCCTTCAGccagtttttcagatttatggTCGTCGACAGGTTTTCTCTGGACCTATAGTTACCTTGAAGGTGTTTGAAGACAATGTTTTGGTTCGTGAGTTCCTTGAAGAGAAAGGCAATGGAAGAGTTCTAGTTGTTGATGGAGGCGCGAGTTTACGCTGCGCTATATTGGGTGGCAACCCTGTGGTACAAGCTCAAAACAATGGATGGGCAGGTATTATTGTGAATGGATGTATAAGAGATGTGGATGAGATCAATGGTTGTGATATTGGAGTGAGAGCCCTTGCTTCCCATCCCATGAAAGCCAATAAGAAAGGCATGGGAGAGAAGCAGGTCCCCATAAATATTGCTGGGACAAGGATCAGTGATGGGGAATGGCTCTATGCAGACACTGATGGAATTCTGATCTCTCGAACAGAGCTGTCTGTTTGATTTCAATTCATGAATACTTCATGTAAGGACTATATTTATGGGCAGCACACGACCTAGTATAGTGCAGTTCGGTACTTGTGTTCTTGACCCGGTTCCTTGCTTCCACAAAATTATAACCGATAAAATCCCCTTGATAATGAAAGTATGTTGGAATGTTTGTCCATTTCATACCAACATTATCTGTGTTGTAGCTTGTTTTAATGGTTGTCTGTTACTAAGTTTGGAGAGATATAAGTCAAAAGTGCAAAGTATACACATATCCATATTTTGACCAAATGATCTTATTGTAGTTTGCTGTAAGATGTTTCGGTCTAGAGACCGGAAGCAGGAAAGATCTATCTTGTGCTTTAAATTTGGTTGGAAACGTCTCtccttgtctttttttttttccttccaaatAGCAGCAGCAGCATAAGGATATTAACTGATGTAGACACTAAAACTCATGTATTTCTCTCCTttgtattttttagatttatctGTATCGATTATTATACTAAAATTCTACTGCATCGGTTTGTTTGCTTACGTAAAAGTACCCTCCTTTAATAAAGTAAAACTACCTGATTGAAGggcatgcataaaaaaaaacccttgtTGAAGGGTGGATTTGGCAATGTGGTGGTGAATATGAGGCAACGTGATGCTTCCTGTAACTACTTGGACATGGACAAGGTCAGTTATGAAGCTTTTTTGCAAGTTTTTATCAATGcagattaaatatttaaatttggctCTCCACAACTTGTGGGGTTTGaaccatttttttattcactGCTCAGTCCTTTTACATGGTTTGCCATCCATTGTGGTTTGTACGCCTCTGTTAAACTCCTAACCAGTTCGTGTGCCTAATTCATATACTGTGTATAGGACTAGAGATCGTTGATCAATTTGATTAATCTCACAAGAGGTGtcaaaatcatattaaagaTGGTAAAAGAAACCAATCGTCTATTCAGAGTCTCAGACTGAAAAGAGTTTAGATAAGTGCCCTTTACAAAAATCCACCAAAACAAAATGCGTTTGGGTCTTATGTTCttacaatacaataaaaaagaaaagaaaagaaatggtgTTGATAAATCCAATCAACGGCGTCTCTCCATCACCCACTTTCAACACAACCTTCTTTTCTGATCCATGCCTTCCTCCACATACATTCTCTACTTTCACCATCGCGCGTAACAAGCTCAACTCGCCAGGTGTTTGATCAAATGCCTAAGAATAATCTAGTTTCTTGGAGCTCCATGGTTGGCGCTTGCTCTCAAAATTGGTTCTTCTGTGATAGAGTATCATTGTTTTCAAAGATGTTGAACCGTGGAATTGCACCTGACAGACAGGCTGCCAATGGGTATGCagagataaaatgaaaatgatgaagctGTTTGTGGGTAAGTGAAGGAATTGAACTTGCGTTTTATAGATTAGTGCAAAATGCTACTTTGAGAATGTATGCAGATGTGGGAGAATGGAATTGTTGATAATATTATGCAGAGTCTGGCGTGTCCTACAAGAGAAGAGCTTTTGTGATCACATGCAGGAAATGAATGTAATCTCATGGAGTATCATAAATTCAGGATATAGGATACATGGTCAAGCTAGCTAGAGGAACCTATTTAACCAGATGAAGACATAACTAAAACCAGACCATATAGCATTTGTAGTAGTGATGTGAAGGATGAACGAGCTTCAATTCCATGCATAGAAATTTTGCTATTATATCACTTCATCACGCCGCTTGAATACATATGACATATTTGATTGTTACTTCATGCATCTCCATATTTTGCTTCCTGCAACCTATTATACTATGAAAAGCTCAATCcgtaatgtaattttacattacgAGTGAATTTTCCGTAATACAATGGGATAGAGGAAGTTTCACTCTTGACGGTAAAGtgaattttgtaattgaaaaataattttttaattaataagaataaattaagAACGGTTACTTATTATTAACTCATCTactctaataataaattattaactcATAAGCAACTTACTAAAACAACATATTATTAACTCATctactttaataataaaaacttattaagtattattgaaaattataaaacatctACATAAATCAGGATCGATACCAGCAAAGGTCTAGCAGCAAGACAAATGTGCCAAAAAAGTAATGGCAAAACAAATGAAGCATGTTGAAGATGCTCTTATAAGTATCTAACATGTTCTCCCCATGCAGAATGCCACAACGCCATCTTGTTCTCATGCAGATGACACGTGTGCTGCTACACTATGCAACAATACAGCACCTTCTTGTGTCTATCCTTCCCTTCCAAGTTCCCAACTAGTCCTCATCTCTCTGAAACTACACTCCACTCCATCTCCATGGAGGAACACAAAAAAGAAGGGTTTTTTTTGCCCACACCAGTTGCAAAACTAATATCCTTTCAAACGGATTTGATCTATAATGGCCTGGTTTCTCTCTTTTCCCCTATCCACTCTCTTTTCTCCGTGGCTTCTGAGTCCTACCACCGTGCAGAGGAGACCAAAGACAGTGTTGAATCAGC
Encoded proteins:
- the LOC114396682 gene encoding isopentenyl-diphosphate Delta-isomerase I, yielding MAHSSIVVTLSQNLFKRNLTCVKIHAHSPSSSFGSRSLSLPSFSFSQRTTPLSLTASFSSHTAMGETSAPAADAGMDAVQRRLMFEDECILVDENDRVVGHDSKYNCHLMEKIEAENLLHRAFSVFLFNSKYELLLQQRSATKVTFPLVWTNTCCSHPLYRESELIDENALGVRNAAQRKLLDELGIVAEDVPVDQFTPLGRILYKAPSDGKWGEHELDYLLFIVRDVNVNPNPDEVADIKYVNRDQLKELLRKADAGEEGLKLSPWFRLVVDNFLFKWWDHLERGTLGEVTDMKTIHKLT
- the LOC114396557 gene encoding putative 4-hydroxy-4-methyl-2-oxoglutarate aldolase 2 translates to MAFVTTAEVCDANPQLILSGELRALQPVFQIYGRRQVFSGPIVTLKVFEDNVLVREFLEEKGNGRVLVVDGGASLRCAILGGNPVVQAQNNGWAGIIVNGCIRDVDEINGCDIGVRALASHPMKANKKGMGEKQVPINIAGTRISDGEWLYADTDGILISRTELSV